In a genomic window of Sulfurisphaera tokodaii str. 7:
- a CDS encoding DUF367 family protein, producing the protein MKVYIIDYHRDDPKKCTGRKLIKLNFAELTRYGKGIILDPYSKRILSILDKDIALKTGITIVDTSWNSTSKIEFEKIKGEHRRLPILFAGNPTNYGIAYKLSSIEAVIASLYILNEVEEAIKIANIIKWGHTFLELNKELLESYRNKSENEILEIEREVIEKIIGEP; encoded by the coding sequence ATGAAAGTATATATTATAGATTATCATAGAGATGATCCTAAGAAATGTACAGGAAGAAAATTAATTAAATTGAATTTTGCAGAATTAACAAGATATGGAAAAGGTATAATTCTCGATCCATATTCTAAAAGAATTCTATCTATTCTCGATAAAGATATTGCATTAAAAACTGGTATAACTATTGTTGACACTTCATGGAATTCTACTTCTAAAATTGAATTTGAGAAAATAAAAGGAGAACATAGAAGATTACCTATTCTTTTCGCAGGTAATCCAACAAATTATGGGATTGCATATAAGTTATCGTCAATAGAAGCAGTGATAGCTTCATTGTATATATTAAATGAGGTAGAAGAAGCCATAAAAATCGCAAATATTATTAAATGGGGACATACTTTTTTAGAACTTAATAAAGAATTATTAGAATCTTATAGAAATAAATCAGAAAATGAAATATTAGAAATAGAGAGAGAAGTAATAGAAAAGATAATAGGGGAGCCCTAG
- a CDS encoding transcription elongation factor, which translates to MGGRRKRRKQLLLRPKPKIPNTFECPRCGKVAITVEIKNGIAKIKCGNCGLEDQFEVPPIFDEANAYGKFIDRYFEGKIEIKESNSEEKEENETERESEEDNSGETE; encoded by the coding sequence ATGGGGGGAAGAAGAAAAAGAAGAAAGCAACTACTTCTAAGACCAAAACCTAAAATACCTAATACCTTTGAATGTCCTAGATGTGGAAAAGTAGCGATAACGGTAGAAATTAAAAATGGTATTGCCAAAATAAAGTGTGGAAATTGTGGACTAGAAGACCAATTTGAAGTTCCTCCGATATTTGATGAAGCTAACGCATATGGGAAGTTTATTGATAGATATTTTGAAGGTAAGATAGAAATAAAAGAGAGTAATAGTGAGGAGAAGGAAGAAAATGAAACTGAGAGGGAAAGTGAGGAAGATAATTCAGGAGAAACTGAATGA
- a CDS encoding Lrp/AsnC family transcriptional regulator encodes MASAIVLINTDAGGEDEVFERLKSMSEVTEVHVVYGVYDIVVKVEADSMDKLKDFVTNTIRKLPKVRSTLTMIIVEGKSLVKK; translated from the coding sequence ATGGCCTCTGCAATAGTCCTCATAAATACAGATGCTGGTGGAGAAGACGAGGTATTTGAAAGATTAAAAAGTATGAGTGAAGTCACAGAAGTTCATGTAGTATATGGAGTTTACGATATAGTAGTGAAAGTTGAGGCAGATTCTATGGATAAATTAAAAGATTTTGTGACAAATACAATAAGAAAATTGCCTAAGGTGAGATCAACATTAACAATGATAATAGTAGAGGGAAAGAGTCTGGTCAAAAAATAA
- a CDS encoding putative integrase, producing the protein MADKQRRYKFGNYILRERKGRYYAYKLETINGEVKERYVGSLVDVVESYLKMKLGVIRSILLQADPPGFEPGTTGSEEHITLHFRLTFARAILHLKHFEK; encoded by the coding sequence ATGGCGGATAAACAACGTAGATATAAGTTCGGTAATTATATTTTGCGCGAAAGAAAAGGTCGGTATTATGCCTATAAGCTGGAAACGATAAACGGTGAGGTAAAAGAGCGTTACGTTGGTTCTTTAGTTGACGTAGTTGAATCATATCTAAAAATGAAATTGGGGGTCATAAGGAGTATCCTCCTACAAGCGGACCCGCCGGGATTTGAACCCGGGACCACCGGCTCCGAAGAACACATAACCTTGCATTTTAGGCTAACTTTTGCACGTGCTATTTTGCATCTAAAGCATTTCGAAAAATAA
- a CDS encoding ORC1-type DNA replication protein, with amino-acid sequence MSKIIDEILSSLSRSRIFRNRELLLPDYVPEELPHREEQIKRLVEILSPLMRGEKPNNIFIYGLTGTGKTAVTKFVVKKLHEKISNSFIYVYINTRQTDTPYRILADLLENLGSKVPFTGISTAELYRRFIKKVLELKPILVIVLDEIDALVKKHGDDILYRLTRANYEMGKSKVSIIGITNDIKFVEFLDPRVKSSLSEEEIVFPPYNAEELEDILKRRATLAFYDSVVSDDVIKLCAAIAARDHGDARRALDLLRVAGEVAERDGAEKLTIEHVNKARVEIERDRVYEVVSTLPFHSKLVLLAIVIGVNEKRRTLTTGEVYDVYTKLAKKIGVESVTQRRVSDIINELDMLGIITARVVNRGRYGKTKEVNLAVNEETVIKAISEKDSKIASLWDR; translated from the coding sequence ATGAGTAAGATTATTGATGAGATATTATCATCCTTAAGTCGTTCTAGAATCTTTAGAAACAGAGAGTTATTATTACCAGATTATGTTCCAGAAGAGTTACCTCATAGAGAAGAGCAAATTAAAAGATTAGTTGAAATACTTTCTCCATTAATGCGAGGAGAAAAACCAAATAATATTTTCATCTATGGTTTAACGGGAACTGGAAAAACTGCTGTAACAAAATTTGTGGTCAAGAAGCTTCATGAGAAAATATCCAATTCTTTTATTTATGTATATATTAATACTAGGCAAACAGATACCCCATACAGAATTTTGGCTGATCTTCTTGAAAATTTAGGTTCAAAGGTCCCTTTTACAGGAATTTCTACTGCAGAATTATATAGGCGATTTATCAAAAAAGTATTAGAATTAAAGCCAATTTTAGTTATAGTTTTAGATGAGATAGATGCCTTAGTCAAAAAGCATGGTGATGATATTTTATATAGATTAACTAGGGCTAATTACGAAATGGGTAAAAGTAAGGTATCTATAATAGGTATAACTAATGATATTAAATTTGTTGAGTTTCTTGATCCTAGGGTTAAAAGTAGTTTAAGTGAAGAGGAAATAGTATTTCCTCCCTATAATGCTGAAGAATTAGAGGACATTCTAAAAAGGAGGGCTACTTTAGCATTTTATGATTCCGTCGTTTCTGATGATGTAATTAAATTATGTGCTGCTATTGCTGCAAGAGATCATGGAGATGCAAGAAGGGCTTTAGATCTTTTAAGAGTTGCGGGTGAAGTAGCAGAGAGAGATGGTGCCGAAAAATTAACTATAGAGCATGTAAACAAAGCTAGGGTTGAAATAGAAAGAGATAGAGTATATGAGGTTGTTTCAACTCTCCCTTTTCATTCTAAGTTAGTTCTTTTAGCTATTGTGATCGGTGTTAATGAAAAAAGGAGAACCCTTACTACTGGAGAAGTTTATGACGTATACACTAAGTTAGCTAAGAAGATTGGTGTTGAAAGTGTTACTCAAAGGCGAGTTAGTGATATTATTAATGAATTAGATATGTTAGGAATTATTACTGCAAGGGTTGTGAATAGAGGGAGATATGGGAAAACTAAGGAAGTCAACCTAGCAGTTAATGAGGAAACAGTTATTAAGGCAATTTCTGAAAAAGATAGTAAAATTGCTAGTCTCTGGGATAGATGA
- a CDS encoding phage/plasmid primase, P4 family, whose amino-acid sequence MDRVEWAKWFIQHGFVVIPLNKDDKRPAIEWKEYQDRKPTDEEYQKFLKMIEEGHNYAVLGGHNNLVILDFEDKELLKAWIGEDELTKLCKNTLCVNTVHGGIHIYVTADEIPPQKFNPAFIKDGKGIADLQSFRSYVVGPESCVNHKTCSTDKCPWKGQDYTTCYTSINNNEIRKADLKGILNFLIEKGKKIGIEPSRGVIEWLGDRKEELKAEDKHYEEFIAELKKKNKFKSVEEAKNKICGKLKHSSLEYKVICEGKTYADVGIDRSRGDFRVIKTSLYHGLRDPDLILQVLPEDSKAKNNEKWDSRKYFLITLKNAWSVVSKYLEAKNISKEDKSKAKQIVIEAIAEEITREHRLVTFKGKDQAKEYVIGLFRFSKKKGIYEPFDVTIEKIINDKLEEYRDFPLGSDKTRVVKNIKDEIMRRTLRPLVKEPMRIAFRNGTLEWNDKDITWYDTKERTSRVYAFHYIPWSVKIDEIIKFERKEIKVQDIENLARGVCPKSLETFKSWVDDKWILLFEVIGYTLYPRYDFNKAVLLVGNGSNGKSTFLNLLLKILGKNNVSAVPLKRIIDGDKFASIELYHKLANISSELFAFKITNTDTFKKLTGEDYIEGQKKFRDPIYFINYAKLINSTNELPVVKDQTYGFWRRWLVIEFPHQFDPDPTFFDRTFSKDEIEGIITVSILAFARVIQQKKFDFEDSSADIKEKWERASDTVYAFIKDLIESGKVEYDPKNGNLFVSKKKLYSMYTEWCNENEKKPEPQSTFTKRLESRFRIVKQRKRIGGERDWCYVGIKLKEDSTGGNDSVGVSNSLIELYSQYKGKVRSMKDLQDELGLRAFELLDWCEKRNLCRWIDEEHMEFN is encoded by the coding sequence GTGGATAGAGTAGAATGGGCTAAGTGGTTTATTCAGCACGGGTTTGTCGTTATACCGCTGAATAAAGATGATAAGAGACCGGCAATTGAATGGAAGGAGTATCAGGATAGAAAGCCTACTGATGAGGAGTACCAGAAATTCCTTAAGATGATTGAGGAAGGACATAATTATGCAGTCTTAGGCGGGCATAATAATTTAGTAATTTTGGACTTTGAGGATAAAGAACTATTAAAGGCGTGGATAGGAGAAGATGAGCTTACTAAACTATGCAAAAACACACTCTGTGTTAATACGGTTCACGGGGGTATCCATATTTACGTTACTGCTGATGAGATACCACCACAGAAGTTCAATCCCGCATTTATTAAAGATGGGAAAGGAATAGCAGACTTACAGAGTTTTAGGAGTTATGTTGTAGGTCCTGAGTCTTGTGTAAATCATAAAACATGCAGCACAGATAAATGCCCATGGAAGGGTCAGGACTATACCACATGCTATACTTCTATTAATAATAATGAAATAAGAAAAGCTGACCTAAAGGGCATACTTAACTTTCTAATAGAGAAGGGCAAAAAGATAGGGATTGAACCATCACGTGGGGTGATAGAATGGTTAGGTGATAGGAAGGAAGAACTAAAAGCAGAGGATAAGCATTATGAGGAGTTTATTGCTGAGCTCAAGAAGAAGAACAAATTCAAGAGTGTTGAAGAGGCTAAAAATAAGATTTGTGGGAAACTTAAACACAGTAGTTTAGAGTACAAAGTTATTTGTGAAGGAAAAACTTATGCTGATGTAGGAATTGATAGGAGTCGTGGGGACTTTAGGGTAATTAAAACATCATTATATCATGGGCTTAGGGATCCGGATCTAATACTCCAGGTTTTACCAGAGGACTCTAAGGCTAAGAATAATGAGAAGTGGGATTCACGCAAATATTTCCTGATAACTCTTAAAAACGCGTGGAGTGTAGTATCAAAGTATCTTGAGGCTAAGAATATATCAAAAGAGGATAAATCAAAAGCTAAACAAATTGTTATCGAGGCTATCGCTGAGGAAATCACGCGGGAACATAGACTTGTAACATTTAAGGGAAAGGATCAGGCTAAGGAGTACGTTATCGGCTTATTTAGATTCAGTAAGAAGAAGGGGATTTATGAACCTTTTGATGTGACTATAGAGAAAATAATTAATGATAAGTTAGAGGAGTATAGGGATTTCCCATTAGGCTCTGATAAGACACGCGTGGTTAAAAATATTAAAGATGAGATTATGAGAAGAACACTTAGACCCTTAGTTAAAGAACCAATGAGAATTGCATTTAGGAATGGCACCTTGGAGTGGAATGACAAAGATATAACTTGGTATGATACAAAGGAGAGGACATCACGCGTATATGCTTTCCATTATATACCGTGGAGTGTTAAGATTGATGAGATAATAAAATTTGAGAGGAAGGAGATAAAAGTACAAGATATTGAGAATTTAGCACGCGGTGTGTGTCCTAAGAGCTTGGAGACCTTCAAATCATGGGTTGATGATAAATGGATCTTGCTCTTTGAAGTAATTGGTTACACACTTTACCCACGGTATGACTTTAATAAAGCAGTCCTACTCGTGGGTAATGGTTCAAACGGTAAGTCCACATTTCTTAATCTACTACTGAAGATACTTGGCAAAAATAACGTGTCTGCAGTACCGCTCAAGAGGATAATTGATGGTGATAAATTTGCCTCAATAGAGTTATACCATAAATTAGCAAACATTAGCAGTGAGCTCTTTGCCTTCAAAATCACAAACACTGACACTTTTAAGAAACTCACGGGGGAGGACTATATTGAGGGGCAAAAGAAGTTCAGGGATCCTATATACTTTATCAATTATGCTAAACTGATCAACTCCACGAATGAATTGCCCGTGGTAAAAGACCAGACTTATGGATTTTGGAGAAGATGGTTAGTAATAGAATTTCCACATCAATTTGATCCTGACCCAACATTCTTTGATAGGACATTTAGTAAAGATGAAATTGAGGGGATAATCACAGTTTCAATATTAGCATTTGCACGCGTGATTCAGCAGAAGAAGTTTGATTTTGAGGATAGTAGTGCAGATATTAAAGAAAAGTGGGAAAGGGCTTCAGATACTGTTTATGCATTTATTAAAGACCTAATTGAGAGTGGGAAAGTAGAATATGACCCTAAGAACGGAAATTTGTTTGTGTCTAAGAAGAAGTTATATAGTATGTATACTGAGTGGTGTAATGAGAACGAGAAAAAGCCTGAACCTCAAAGCACATTCACGAAAAGACTTGAGAGTAGGTTCAGGATAGTAAAACAAAGGAAAAGGATAGGTGGTGAAAGGGATTGGTGTTATGTTGGGATTAAACTAAAGGAAGATAGCACGGGTGGAAATGATAGTGTGGGTGTGTCTAATTCATTAATAGAGTTATATTCACAATATAAGGGCAAAGTTAGAAGTATGAAGGACTTACAAGATGAGTTAGGACTCAGGGCTTTTGAACTATTGGATTGGTGTGAAAAGAGGAATTTATGTAGATGGATAGATGAAGAACATATGGAATTCAACTGA
- a CDS encoding TiaS agmantine-binding domain-containing protein yields the protein MDDHDSPVAGCTTHFSTLLIKELIKEKIKLLDFPYLVRLNPNIPWKTRGNASIKIIIYSERDIDELADIIWNKSIEYTEKISKSAKYNRKPGLAISNKDISDRWFYEKAVKDVIPLNLAIEYAKKQGMIIKGDRGIIGSIAAISYKPKEFTYELITYRPENEWNKNKREIDINSVIEFENKYFPYVFENIDYIKKYLLISPHGTDPILYGIRGIDANILLKGLNEIITNDKIDMAMIFKTNQATDDHINSFSNYFYQTTEIEGEISKIDNIRGGDVIINVNSSTIIVYKETGELNIASKLLKVGDTIRVVGAVKPSVKYGKIIEAEKIEVIKLNNKIFKNPECPKCNGSTESLGKGKGFRCKKCGYRFIGEKKLKEIPRELTLGIYQSRYYRHLSKPIYLNLIKENNLNIDIINNIIKYLVNFKNMYTYS from the coding sequence ATTGACGATCACGATTCTCCAGTAGCTGGATGTACTACTCATTTTTCAACATTGCTAATTAAAGAATTAATTAAGGAAAAGATAAAACTTTTAGATTTTCCTTATCTCGTTAGATTAAATCCTAATATTCCGTGGAAAACTAGAGGTAATGCTAGCATAAAAATAATTATTTATAGCGAAAGAGATATAGATGAACTGGCTGATATTATATGGAATAAATCCATAGAATATACAGAAAAAATCAGTAAATCAGCAAAATATAACAGAAAGCCTGGTTTAGCAATATCAAATAAGGATATCTCTGATAGATGGTTTTATGAGAAAGCCGTAAAAGATGTTATCCCATTAAATTTGGCTATAGAGTATGCAAAAAAACAAGGCATGATAATAAAAGGTGATCGAGGTATCATAGGAAGTATTGCTGCAATTTCATATAAACCTAAAGAGTTCACTTATGAACTTATAACTTATAGACCAGAAAATGAGTGGAATAAGAATAAAAGAGAGATTGATATTAATAGTGTTATAGAATTCGAAAATAAATACTTCCCTTATGTTTTTGAAAATATTGATTATATAAAGAAATATTTGTTAATTTCTCCTCATGGTACTGATCCTATTCTATATGGAATTAGAGGAATTGATGCTAATATTTTGTTAAAAGGGCTAAATGAAATTATAACTAATGATAAAATAGACATGGCTATGATATTTAAGACTAATCAAGCTACTGATGACCACATAAATTCGTTTTCTAATTATTTTTATCAGACTACAGAAATTGAAGGAGAGATTTCTAAAATAGATAATATCAGAGGCGGTGATGTAATTATTAACGTTAATAGTAGTACAATAATAGTATATAAAGAAACTGGGGAGTTAAATATTGCTTCTAAGTTGTTAAAGGTAGGAGATACAATAAGAGTTGTTGGAGCGGTTAAACCTTCAGTTAAATATGGAAAGATAATAGAAGCTGAAAAAATTGAGGTTATTAAATTAAATAACAAGATTTTTAAAAACCCAGAATGTCCTAAATGCAACGGATCTACTGAATCTTTAGGAAAAGGCAAAGGATTTAGATGTAAAAAATGCGGTTATAGGTTCATTGGAGAAAAAAAATTAAAGGAAATTCCTAGGGAATTAACTTTAGGAATTTATCAATCTCGATATTATAGACATTTAAGTAAACCAATTTATCTTAATTTAATTAAAGAGAATAATTTAAATATAGATATAATAAATAATATTATAAAGTATTTAGTTAATTTTAAAAATATGTATACTTATTCCTGA
- a CDS encoding ribosome biogenesis/translation initiation ATPase RLI — protein sequence MRVAVINYDFCKPDKCNLECITFCPINRSGSKAIELSDLVKGKPIIYEETCIGCGICIKKCPFEAIDIVNLPDEYGEDVIHRYKINGFKLFGIVTPKRGYIIGILGKNSTGKSTILRILSGELIPNFGDPQAKLTTDEVLDHFKGKEIYDYFYQLYNKKIRVAHKIQYVEYAAKYLKGTVNELLKRADQRGKIDEVRELLNMKSFWEKDVRYLSGGELQKLLIAATLLKDADIYLFDEPSSYLDIRERINMAYGIRELTKNKYVLVVEHDLIVLDYLADLVNIIYGKSSVYGRVSKTYSNRVGINNFLRGYLPAENVKIRQEEIKFNLKDLTDLDFNPQALQKVIWTDITKKLESFYLEVKGGYAREGEVIGIVGPNGIGKTTFMRILVGEIKPDSGEVLTEGLTLSYKPQKIVPDYDGTVQQYLENVRKDILSSSSWFYEEVIKRLNLHRILESYVKDLSGGELQKLYIAATLSREADIYVLDEPSSYLDVEERYIVAKAIKRVTRERKSVTFMVDHDLALHDYIADRIMVFSGAPGFYGIGKTPQTLSSGMNEFLKELRITFRRDMDTGRPRVNKPGSYLDRLQKETGEYYSLKVIKEESA from the coding sequence ATGAGAGTTGCAGTAATTAATTATGATTTTTGTAAGCCAGATAAGTGTAATTTAGAATGCATTACTTTCTGTCCTATTAATAGATCAGGTAGTAAAGCTATTGAATTATCTGATTTAGTTAAAGGAAAACCGATAATATATGAGGAGACTTGTATCGGTTGTGGTATATGTATTAAGAAATGCCCTTTTGAGGCTATAGATATTGTAAATCTTCCAGATGAGTATGGCGAAGATGTAATACACAGATATAAAATAAATGGTTTCAAGCTTTTCGGAATTGTAACACCAAAAAGAGGATATATAATAGGAATATTAGGGAAAAATAGTACTGGTAAATCTACTATTCTAAGGATTTTAAGCGGTGAGCTTATTCCTAATTTTGGCGATCCTCAAGCTAAATTAACTACTGACGAGGTTTTAGATCATTTTAAAGGAAAAGAAATATATGACTATTTTTATCAATTATATAATAAAAAAATAAGAGTAGCACATAAGATACAATATGTAGAATATGCAGCTAAATATCTTAAAGGTACTGTAAATGAATTACTAAAAAGAGCTGATCAAAGGGGAAAAATAGATGAGGTTAGGGAACTCCTTAATATGAAAAGTTTTTGGGAAAAGGATGTAAGATATTTAAGTGGTGGTGAATTACAGAAATTATTAATAGCAGCCACATTATTGAAGGATGCTGATATATACCTATTTGATGAACCTTCGTCTTATCTTGATATTAGGGAGAGAATAAATATGGCTTATGGAATACGTGAATTAACTAAAAATAAATATGTTTTGGTAGTAGAGCACGATTTGATTGTCCTAGATTATTTAGCAGATTTAGTAAACATTATATATGGCAAAAGCTCTGTTTATGGAAGGGTTTCTAAAACATATAGCAATAGAGTAGGAATTAATAATTTCTTAAGAGGTTATTTACCAGCTGAAAACGTAAAAATAAGACAAGAGGAAATAAAGTTCAATTTGAAAGATCTTACAGATTTAGATTTTAACCCACAAGCTTTACAAAAAGTTATTTGGACAGATATTACAAAGAAATTAGAGAGCTTTTATTTAGAAGTAAAAGGTGGTTATGCGAGAGAAGGGGAAGTAATAGGTATAGTAGGTCCTAATGGGATTGGTAAAACAACTTTTATGCGTATTTTAGTGGGTGAAATAAAACCTGATTCTGGTGAGGTCTTAACAGAAGGGCTTACATTATCATACAAGCCTCAGAAAATTGTTCCAGATTATGATGGAACAGTGCAGCAATACTTAGAAAATGTAAGAAAAGATATATTATCCTCTTCCTCGTGGTTCTACGAAGAAGTTATAAAAAGATTAAATTTGCATAGGATTTTAGAGTCATATGTAAAAGATTTAAGTGGTGGTGAATTGCAGAAATTATATATTGCAGCAACTCTTTCTAGGGAAGCAGATATATATGTTCTTGATGAACCTTCATCATATTTAGATGTAGAAGAACGATATATAGTAGCAAAAGCGATAAAAAGAGTTACTAGGGAGAGAAAAAGCGTTACTTTTATGGTAGATCACGATTTAGCTCTACATGATTATATAGCAGATAGAATAATGGTATTTTCTGGCGCTCCAGGGTTTTATGGCATAGGCAAAACTCCACAAACTCTAAGTAGCGGTATGAATGAATTTCTAAAGGAATTAAGAATAACATTTAGAAGAGATATGGATACTGGAAGACCTCGAGTAAATAAGCCAGGTAGTTATCTAGATAGATTACAAAAAGAAACTGGGGAATATTACTCTTTAAAGGTTATAAAAGAAGAATCCGCATAA
- a CDS encoding preprotein translocase subunit Sec61beta: MPSSKKKKETVPLASMAGLIRYYEEENEKIKISPKLLIIISIIMVAGVIVASILIPPP, encoded by the coding sequence ATGCCATCAAGTAAAAAGAAGAAAGAAACAGTACCTTTAGCGTCTATGGCTGGATTAATTAGATATTATGAGGAGGAAAATGAAAAAATTAAGATTTCTCCGAAACTTTTGATAATTATAAGTATAATTATGGTCGCTGGAGTAATAGTAGCATCTATATTAATCCCACCCCCATAA
- a CDS encoding geranylgeranylglyceryl/heptaprenylglyceryl phosphate synthase — MKLRGKVRKIIQEKLNEGKVLHFSLFDPDKVDLESIYSIALKLVESGTSGFLIGGTLGVSKEKLDSIIEILEDFEVPKIIFPSNVNLITEKADAILFMSLLNSDDIYYITGAQLIAAPIIKKLKLESLPTGYIIVGHGGTAAHVGKARVIPYDNIELIVAYSIMAELFGMDFVYLEAGSGAPEPIRPSVISITKKYLENSKIIVGGGIRNEEIAKELALAGADIIVTGNIIEQNLEKALKIVKEISNIRR; from the coding sequence ATGAAACTGAGAGGGAAAGTGAGGAAGATAATTCAGGAGAAACTGAATGAAGGAAAAGTTTTGCATTTTTCTTTATTCGATCCTGATAAAGTAGATCTAGAATCAATTTATTCAATAGCATTAAAGCTAGTAGAATCTGGTACAAGTGGTTTTTTAATAGGTGGAACTTTAGGAGTATCTAAAGAAAAACTTGACAGTATAATAGAGATTCTTGAAGATTTTGAGGTACCTAAAATAATTTTTCCTAGTAATGTCAATTTAATAACTGAAAAAGCTGATGCAATACTTTTTATGTCTCTCTTAAATTCAGATGATATTTATTATATAACTGGGGCTCAATTAATTGCCGCACCCATAATTAAGAAGCTTAAGTTAGAATCATTACCTACAGGATATATAATTGTTGGGCATGGAGGAACAGCTGCTCATGTTGGTAAGGCTAGAGTAATACCTTATGATAATATTGAATTAATAGTCGCATATTCTATCATGGCTGAACTTTTTGGAATGGATTTCGTTTATTTAGAAGCAGGCTCAGGTGCACCAGAGCCCATAAGACCTTCAGTTATCTCTATTACTAAGAAATACTTAGAAAATTCTAAAATTATAGTAGGAGGTGGAATTAGAAATGAAGAGATAGCAAAAGAATTAGCTCTTGCTGGAGCAGATATTATAGTAACTGGGAATATTATTGAGCAGAATTTGGAAAAAGCATTAAAAATAGTAAAAGAGATTAGTAATATTAGGAGATAA
- a CDS encoding tyrosine-type recombinase/integrase: MVSFDISKLNYDQRLRVLKKAVEKHGKAYIARVCNVNLATIYRYLNGQISTIPDEVIEKALQTLTVEEISDAIYGLRTVEVDPTTALSVVVKAMKDEGFRNFFLSLLYKYLGDYLKQTSQSYIVTEEDVELFEKIVRETRTKKTADDIIRYLTRALAELNNELTPDRLKEYIFELTEENRGRARHTAKALKLFIKEVVKTRDSHLARELYDSFKIPKAKTNYKPVSLSLDTLKQIFNNIEDLGAKAFFLILTETGLRVGEVLNLRVDQIDLEHRVIRIMKESETKRAYISFLHEGTAKWLKEVYLPYREDFVKRYELNVRKLAEANPDQNIDIEAWKTKLFPFREDMLRAEIKIAMRKVGKEFRLYDLRSFFASYMIKQGVSPMIVNLLQGRAPPQQFQILQNHYLAISDIELQQYYDKYAPRLLETVPTYS, from the coding sequence ATGGTCAGTTTCGATATTTCAAAGTTAAACTATGATCAAAGACTCCGCGTGCTTAAGAAGGCAGTAGAAAAGCATGGTAAGGCATATATTGCGAGAGTATGCAATGTTAACTTAGCTACTATTTATCGTTATTTAAATGGTCAGATTTCAACAATACCAGATGAGGTAATTGAGAAGGCACTTCAAACATTAACAGTTGAAGAGATTAGTGATGCGATCTATGGTCTAAGGACTGTAGAAGTTGATCCAACGACTGCTTTAAGTGTAGTAGTTAAGGCAATGAAGGATGAGGGTTTTCGAAACTTCTTCCTATCCTTACTTTATAAATACTTAGGAGATTATTTAAAGCAAACATCTCAGTCCTATATCGTTACAGAAGAAGATGTTGAACTGTTTGAGAAGATTGTTAGAGAGACCAGAACTAAGAAGACAGCAGATGATATAATCAGGTATTTAACACGTGCTTTAGCAGAATTAAATAATGAACTGACCCCTGATAGGTTAAAGGAGTATATATTTGAATTAACGGAAGAAAATAGGGGTAGAGCTAGACACACTGCAAAAGCATTAAAACTCTTCATTAAAGAAGTAGTAAAGACAAGGGATAGCCACTTAGCACGAGAGTTATATGATTCATTTAAAATACCTAAAGCTAAGACTAATTATAAGCCCGTCAGCCTGAGCTTAGATACATTAAAACAAATATTTAACAATATAGAGGATTTGGGTGCTAAAGCATTCTTCTTGATTTTGACTGAAACTGGGCTGAGAGTAGGCGAAGTATTAAACTTAAGAGTAGACCAAATTGACTTAGAGCACAGAGTTATTAGGATTATGAAGGAGAGTGAGACTAAAAGAGCTTACATATCATTTCTTCATGAGGGTACTGCTAAATGGTTAAAAGAAGTTTATTTACCTTACCGCGAAGATTTCGTTAAACGTTATGAGCTCAACGTCAGAAAATTAGCCGAGGCTAACCCTGACCAAAATATAGATATTGAGGCGTGGAAGACAAAACTATTCCCATTCAGAGAGGATATGCTTAGAGCTGAGATTAAAATTGCAATGAGGAAAGTGGGCAAAGAGTTCAGGCTTTATGATTTAAGATCATTCTTCGCATCTTACATGATTAAACAAGGTGTTTCCCCAATGATAGTGAATTTATTGCAGGGTAGAGCACCACCACAGCAATTTCAGATACTACAAAACCATTATTTAGCAATCTCAGATATTGAACTACAGCAGTACTATGATAAATATGCTCCACGCCTCTTAGAGACTGTTCCAACATATTCTTAG